One Aquarana catesbeiana isolate 2022-GZ linkage group LG04, ASM4218655v1, whole genome shotgun sequence genomic region harbors:
- the CHST2 gene encoding carbohydrate sulfotransferase 2 — MKVFRRKALILCLGYVLLLVLTMLNLMDKWHKEPQQCNEQVRYTPYQSRSDIRYLYRPSPPRKRQLVYVFTTWRSGSSFFGELFNQNPDVFFLYEPVWHVWQKLYPGDAMSLQGAARDLLSALYRCDLSALQLYNTAGAKNISTLGIFGASTNKVICSAPICSAYRKDVVGLVDEKVCKKCPPQSLSLLEEECHKYNTIVIKGVRIFDINVLAPLMMDPSLDLKVIHLVRDPRAVANSRIKSRHGLIRESLQVVRSRDPRIRRVPFIDPGHKLNKKDGSDYHAIGAMEVICNSMGKTLRTAFNPPSWLKGNYMVVRYEDLVVDPIKTLRQVYSFVNLSVSPEIEKFSLNMTSGSGYSSKPFVVSARNATQAVSAWRTVLTFLQIKQVEEYCQVPMDLLGYQTVSSQAEVKDLSKSLLRKPML; from the coding sequence ATGAAAGTATTCCGCAGGAAGGCGCTGATCCTGTGCCTGGGCTATGTGCTCCTGCTGGTCCTCACCATGCTGAACCTGATGGACAAATGGCACAAGGAGCCCCAGCAATGTAACGAGCAGGTACGTTATACCCCATACCAGAGCCGCTCCGACATCCGCTACTTGTACCGGCCCTCCCCGCCTAGGAAGAGGCAGCTGGTCTACGTGTTCACCACCTGGCGCTCCGGATCGTCCTTCTTCGGGGAGCTCTTCAATCAGAACCCGGATGTATTCTTCTTATATGAGCCGGTATGGCACGTGTGGCAGAAGCTGTACCCCGGGGATGCCATGTCCCTACAAGGGGCCGCCCGGGACCTCCTTAGCGCCCTCTACCGTTGTGACCTGTCCGCCCTGCAGCTCTACAACACGGCCGGGGCTAAGAACATCAGCACACTGGGCATCTTCGGAGCCTCCACCAACAAGGTCATCTGCTCAGCCCCTATCTGCTCGGCCTACAGGAAGGACGTGGTGGGCTTGGTGGATGAGAAGGTATGTAAGAAGTGCCCCCCGCAGAGCCTCAGCCTGCTAGAGGAAGAGTGCCACAAGTACAACACCATTGTCATCAAGGGGGTGCGCATCTTCGACATCAACGTGCTGGCTCCGTTGATGATGGACCCTTCGCTGGACCTGAAGGTCATTCACTTGGTCAGGGACCCCCGGGCCGTAGCCAACTCCAGGATCAAGTCCAGGCACGGCCTAATTCGAGAGAGCCTGCAGGTGGTCCGAAGCCGGGACCCCAGGATCCGCAGGGTTCCCTTCATCGACCCCGGGCACAAACTCAACAAGAAGGATGGTTCCGATTACCATGCCATCGGAGCCATGGAAGTCATCTGTAATAGCATGGGCAAGACTCTGAGGACTGCCTTCAACCCGCCGAGCTGGCTCAAGGGGAACTACATGGTGGTACGATACGAGGATCTAGTGGTGGATCCCATTAAGACCCTAAGGCAGGTCTATAGTTTTGTGAACCTTTCTgtgagcccagagatagagaagtTCTCCCTGAACATGACTAGCGGCTCGGGCTACTCCTCCAAACCATTTGTGGTGTCTGCCCGCAATGCCACCCAGGCGGTCAGCGCCTGGAGGACAGTGCTGACTTTTCTGCAGATAAAACAGGTGGAGGAATATTGCCAGGTCCCTATGGACCTTTTGGGGTACCAGACAGTCTCGAGCCAAGCGGAAGTCAAAGATCTTAGTAAATCGCTGCTAAGAAAACCCATGTTGTGA